A stretch of bacterium DNA encodes these proteins:
- a CDS encoding RnfABCDGE type electron transport complex subunit B → MQTILTATLLLGGLGLVFGLVLGYASRKFAVKIDPKIEEIFKALPGANCGACGFTGCMGFAKAVADGKVLPDRCVLMDKKETELISKTFPVLLCQRTANQQRKFLYIGIQTCKAAMLLSGGNNSCDYGCLGFGDCSKICPFGAISLKQGIPVFDKELCKICEKCIEVCPKNIIKLVPNNQEVYVACSNRDKGKDARAVCKAACIGCSVCIKACPLDAITLENNLAVIDPKKCTNCGECIKKCPTKAIVK, encoded by the coding sequence ATGCAAACTATTTTAACAGCAACTCTGCTTCTTGGAGGGCTTGGACTGGTCTTTGGTCTTGTGCTTGGTTATGCATCAAGAAAATTCGCTGTAAAAATTGATCCCAAAATAGAAGAGATTTTCAAAGCTCTCCCTGGTGCAAATTGCGGCGCATGTGGATTTACAGGCTGTATGGGTTTTGCCAAAGCCGTCGCAGACGGTAAAGTTTTACCCGATAGATGCGTACTTATGGATAAAAAAGAGACAGAACTAATCTCAAAAACCTTCCCTGTTCTCTTGTGTCAGAGAACTGCTAATCAGCAGAGAAAATTTCTTTATATTGGTATTCAAACATGTAAAGCTGCTATGCTCCTCAGTGGTGGAAACAACTCATGCGATTATGGATGCCTAGGGTTTGGAGATTGCTCTAAAATATGTCCCTTTGGAGCAATTTCTCTTAAACAAGGCATACCTGTATTTGACAAAGAGCTTTGTAAAATATGCGAAAAATGCATAGAAGTATGTCCTAAAAATATTATTAAACTTGTTCCCAATAATCAGGAAGTTTATGTCGCGTGCAGCAACAGAGATAAGGGAAAAGACGCAAGAGCGGTATGTAAAGCTGCCTGTATCGGATGTAGCGTATGCATTAAGGCATGTCCGCTAGATGCAATAACCTTAGAGAACAATCTTGCAGTAATAGATCCCAAAAAATGCACCAACTGCGGCGAATGTATTAAAAAATGCCCGACGAAGGCGATAGTAAAATAG
- a CDS encoding RnfABCDGE type electron transport complex subunit D, giving the protein MYTLSASPHIHSNLSVKKIMWDVIIALVPALGMGIYFFGTQVLYPVVISIFTALITEAIISKIRGHKTISNGSGIVTGLLLAMIIPPGVPLWLPAVGTACAIILGKEVFGGLGRNIFNPALIGRAILVASWPGFMTTWLAPQPGWFRRIDAETCATPLAIVKLNLVQELPSHWSLFVGNVGGCIGETSAFALLLGAIFLFIRKRISWHTPVSYIGCVALLSWIFGRNGLFTGDALFSMLSGGLILGAFFMATDYVTTPITPKGKIIFGLGAGIIVVLIRLKGGYPEGVCYSILLMNAVTPLIDRWKWTIPKKFGKINA; this is encoded by the coding sequence ATGTATACTCTTTCAGCATCCCCGCATATCCATTCTAATTTATCCGTCAAAAAGATAATGTGGGATGTTATAATAGCTCTTGTGCCTGCACTCGGTATGGGAATTTATTTTTTTGGCACACAAGTGCTGTATCCAGTCGTAATAAGCATCTTCACAGCCCTAATAACTGAAGCAATCATTTCCAAAATAAGAGGACACAAAACTATATCAAACGGAAGCGGCATTGTGACGGGACTTTTATTAGCTATGATAATACCTCCTGGCGTACCTTTATGGCTACCTGCAGTTGGAACTGCATGTGCCATCATACTGGGAAAAGAAGTATTTGGTGGTCTTGGACGCAATATATTCAACCCGGCACTTATAGGCAGAGCAATACTTGTAGCTTCCTGGCCTGGTTTTATGACCACATGGCTGGCGCCACAACCGGGCTGGTTCAGAAGGATTGATGCTGAAACCTGCGCAACTCCATTAGCAATAGTAAAGCTCAATCTGGTTCAAGAACTTCCTTCCCACTGGAGCCTGTTTGTTGGGAATGTAGGAGGATGCATCGGAGAGACGTCTGCTTTTGCCCTGCTGCTGGGCGCAATATTTTTATTTATAAGAAAACGGATTTCATGGCATACTCCTGTTTCCTACATTGGGTGTGTAGCACTGCTTTCATGGATATTCGGCCGTAACGGCTTATTCACAGGAGACGCATTATTCAGCATGCTGAGTGGAGGATTAATTCTTGGCGCTTTCTTCATGGCAACAGATTATGTAACAACCCCTATAACACCCAAGGGTAAAATTATATTTGGATTAGGGGCTGGGATAATAGTGGTTTTGATAAGGTTGAAAGGCGGATACCCTGAAGGAGTGTGCTATTCTATATTATTGATGAATGCCGTGACTCCATTAATAGATAGGTGGAAATGGACTATACCTAAAAAATTTGGGAAAATAAATGCGTAA
- a CDS encoding RnfABCDGE type electron transport complex subunit G, which produces MRNILKLSASLLIIAAISGTILGIIYTVTKEPIVKRIKLEEEKALRDIFPEATSFNLTTGKDNYTYYEVYTKNKLIGYAIDASGEGFGSTIKIKVGMNLNKTIKAIRITSQNETPGLGTRVEGTKFTNQFFNKTLKQVLLKKDSSKGTIDALTGATISSRAVSEAVQKSITEFLKTERK; this is translated from the coding sequence ATGCGTAATATATTAAAATTATCAGCGAGTCTGCTTATAATTGCCGCTATCTCGGGCACAATTCTAGGTATAATCTATACTGTAACAAAGGAACCAATTGTAAAACGAATTAAACTTGAAGAAGAAAAAGCCCTAAGAGATATTTTCCCGGAAGCAACAAGCTTTAACCTAACTACTGGTAAAGACAACTATACCTATTATGAAGTTTATACAAAAAATAAGTTAATAGGCTACGCAATTGATGCGTCTGGGGAAGGGTTTGGCAGCACAATTAAAATTAAAGTGGGTATGAATTTGAACAAAACAATTAAAGCTATCAGAATCACAAGTCAAAATGAAACTCCAGGTCTTGGAACAAGAGTAGAAGGAACGAAGTTCACAAATCAGTTTTTTAACAAAACCTTGAAACAGGTTTTGTTAAAAAAGGATTCCAGCAAAGGAACTATTGACGCTTTAACCGGAGCTACTATATCATCGCGAGCTGTTAGTGAAGCCGTGCAAAAATCTATAACAGAATTTTTAAAGACTGAGAGAAAATAG
- a CDS encoding DUF1559 domain-containing protein, with the protein MLKFLRRSKGFTLIELLVVIAIIALLASMLLPALARAREMARRTKCLSNLKQLGLGLHMYAQDYDEYFPKGNTSEVGKLNLGSTDNVTVMNFYPNYISSLSVFLCPSSSDAIANETAIGTAVPAGSSYGYNSPTEDCLTEMDDSDTPMMCDISTTYHTNPTIINVLYLDGHVSALKDGNPAKITPSNAVCN; encoded by the coding sequence ATGTTGAAATTTCTTAGAAGATCCAAGGGTTTTACGCTTATTGAATTGCTGGTTGTTATAGCAATTATTGCTCTTCTTGCATCCATGCTGCTGCCAGCGCTGGCAAGAGCAAGAGAAATGGCAAGGAGAACAAAGTGCCTGAGCAATCTGAAACAGCTTGGTCTTGGTTTGCATATGTACGCTCAGGACTATGATGAGTATTTTCCAAAAGGGAATACTAGTGAGGTAGGCAAACTGAATTTGGGTAGCACGGACAATGTTACAGTGATGAATTTCTACCCTAATTATATTTCATCTCTATCTGTATTTTTGTGTCCGTCCAGCTCAGATGCTATTGCTAACGAGACTGCAATTGGTACCGCTGTCCCTGCCGGCTCAAGCTATGGATACAACAGTCCTACCGAGGACTGTCTGACAGAGATGGATGATTCGGATACGCCAATGATGTGTGATATATCCACTACTTATCATACAAATCCAACCATCATCAATGTGCTGTATCTTGACGGGCATGTTTCAGCTCTAAAGGACGGAAATCCTGCAAAAATAACTCCGAGCAACGCTGTATGTAACTAG
- a CDS encoding type II and III secretion system protein, giving the protein MPKRIKKTGLKLVLVLLISLFICSITHAEETVIKSLDLGFIPFKSFEEAAKSFLSKEGKIVYFAPTNKIIVVDYPKNCKNISGLLTNLQMNIKNVEIKVEFIEHSLENVSEAKAKTRYSEKNWEITTGGIAVGTDDRGFHGAFSAGIGKKKSERATTQIISVLDRHTGRFLVVEEYPQLEWFRTYGIANHLIDAGLTYKSVGAKLAVMPVVQGNLIKVSLTPELSYFTDRGTKTVKVNTLTTTVVARSGQSICIGGYSSSNKDFSMHFFRKIGKSGKIVTFDIILTPKIKEP; this is encoded by the coding sequence ATGCCAAAAAGGATTAAAAAAACCGGGCTAAAACTTGTTTTAGTTTTACTAATATCATTATTTATTTGCAGTATAACACATGCTGAAGAGACAGTAATAAAGTCATTAGACCTTGGATTTATACCATTTAAATCCTTTGAAGAAGCAGCAAAATCTTTCCTATCCAAAGAGGGGAAAATAGTCTATTTTGCACCTACAAATAAAATTATAGTAGTTGATTATCCTAAAAACTGTAAGAATATTTCTGGTCTATTAACAAATTTACAAATGAACATTAAAAACGTGGAAATAAAAGTAGAATTTATTGAACATTCCTTAGAGAATGTTTCAGAAGCTAAGGCAAAAACCAGATACAGCGAAAAAAACTGGGAAATTACTACTGGTGGTATAGCTGTTGGAACTGACGATAGAGGATTCCATGGAGCTTTTTCGGCGGGAATTGGAAAGAAAAAATCTGAGCGCGCTACAACCCAGATAATATCAGTTCTTGATAGACATACAGGCCGGTTCCTCGTGGTTGAGGAATACCCGCAATTGGAGTGGTTTAGAACCTATGGAATAGCTAATCATTTGATTGATGCAGGACTTACTTACAAAAGCGTTGGGGCAAAACTTGCTGTTATGCCTGTGGTTCAAGGTAATCTCATAAAAGTATCACTGACTCCAGAATTGAGCTATTTTACAGATAGAGGAACTAAAACTGTAAAAGTTAATACCTTAACTACTACAGTTGTCGCTCGCAGTGGACAGTCAATATGCATTGGGGGATATTCTTCAAGCAATAAGGATTTCTCAATGCATTTCTTCAGAAAAATCGGCAAGTCCGGTAAAATTGTAACCTTCGATATTATCCTGACTCCAAAAATAAAGGAACCGTAA
- the rfaD gene encoding ADP-glyceromanno-heptose 6-epimerase: MIIITGGAGFIGSAIVWKLNQQGEFNILVVDELGKSSKWKNLRTLRFLDCIDKDVFLEKVLKGDFKSGVRALIHMGACSDTTEQDADYLLLNNYEYTKHLASYAVRCNVRFIYASSAATYGDGSYGYSDKEKDLYKFCPLNMYAYSKHLFDLWAEKNGLLKKVAGLKFFNVFGPNEYHKGKMRSMVIKAFEQIKKEGEIRLFKSHRTEYGHGEQKRDFLYVKDAVEMTLFFLQNPGVNGIFNIGTGRAETWNKLTELVFEALKLKPDIKYISMPEEIKDSYQYFTQADISKLHRAGYRMPTTSLKKAVFDYVQNYLQQKKYLTGI, from the coding sequence ATGATTATTATTACTGGTGGAGCAGGGTTTATTGGAAGTGCCATTGTATGGAAGTTAAATCAGCAAGGAGAGTTTAATATTCTTGTTGTTGATGAGTTAGGAAAGAGCAGCAAATGGAAGAATCTTCGGACTCTTCGATTTTTAGATTGTATTGATAAGGATGTTTTTCTTGAGAAAGTACTTAAAGGAGATTTTAAGTCAGGTGTTCGTGCATTGATTCATATGGGAGCATGTTCAGATACTACTGAGCAGGATGCAGATTATCTTTTACTGAATAATTATGAGTACACAAAGCATCTTGCTTCTTATGCTGTCAGGTGTAATGTGCGCTTTATCTACGCTTCCAGCGCTGCGACATATGGAGACGGTTCTTACGGATATTCCGATAAAGAAAAAGATTTGTATAAATTTTGTCCTCTAAATATGTATGCCTATTCTAAGCATCTTTTTGATCTCTGGGCAGAAAAAAATGGATTACTGAAAAAAGTTGCAGGACTTAAATTCTTCAATGTTTTTGGGCCGAACGAGTATCATAAAGGAAAAATGAGAAGCATGGTTATTAAGGCCTTTGAACAGATAAAAAAGGAAGGAGAAATTAGGCTCTTTAAGTCGCATAGAACAGAATATGGGCATGGTGAGCAGAAAAGGGATTTTTTATATGTAAAGGATGCTGTAGAAATGACGCTGTTTTTTTTACAGAATCCGGGTGTTAATGGAATATTCAATATTGGTACAGGCAGGGCAGAAACATGGAACAAGCTTACAGAACTGGTTTTTGAGGCATTGAAGCTTAAACCCGACATTAAATATATCTCAATGCCTGAAGAGATAAAGGATTCTTATCAATACTTTACTCAGGCTGACATATCCAAACTTCATCGTGCAGGATACAGAATGCCCACAACATCCCTGAAGAAGGCTGTTTTTGATTATGTTCAGAATTACTTGCAGCAAAAAAAATATTTGACAGGAATATAG
- the rsxC gene encoding electron transport complex subunit RsxC: protein MNSSFHGGIHPEDFKNSTNTKKILNLLPPKKAIIPLQQHTGAVCKPLVNIGDIVKVGQKIGDAQAFISAPVHATISGKVVDISLMPHPLGTKVLSIIIESDEADTWAIEETKRDWKTLGSEQIKHIVREAGVVGLGGAMFPLHVKLSPPKNKKIDTYILNGAECEPFLTADHRLMLEYAKQVVIGLKILMKATGVKKGIIGIEQNKPDALKKITDEINKESDTDVDIMALKVKYPQGAEKQLIKALLKREVPSGGLPMDVGVIVSNVGTSFAVYESVVERKPLVERIVTVTGGGIRNPQNLRVRIGTPFSNLIEACEGVKEEIGKIIMGGPMMGIAQHTADVPVIKGTSGILVQTKDEICDELEKCCIRCGNCSSVCPMKILPNVITNSIKNDRFEHAKEYGLLDCMECGACTYVCPARIPIVQYIKYGKTQLRKF from the coding sequence ATAAATTCTAGCTTTCATGGAGGGATTCATCCTGAGGATTTTAAAAATAGCACAAATACAAAAAAAATCCTGAATCTTCTCCCTCCTAAAAAAGCAATCATTCCCCTGCAGCAGCATACAGGCGCAGTATGTAAGCCATTAGTTAATATTGGAGACATTGTTAAAGTAGGGCAAAAGATTGGTGATGCGCAGGCATTTATATCTGCACCTGTTCATGCCACAATATCGGGTAAAGTAGTAGATATTTCCCTTATGCCACATCCTTTAGGGACTAAAGTTCTATCTATTATTATAGAATCTGATGAGGCCGATACATGGGCTATTGAAGAAACAAAAAGAGACTGGAAAACGCTTGGATCAGAACAAATAAAACATATTGTGCGGGAAGCAGGTGTTGTTGGCCTTGGCGGGGCTATGTTTCCTTTACATGTAAAACTTAGCCCGCCAAAAAACAAAAAAATTGATACATATATTTTAAATGGCGCTGAATGTGAACCATTTCTAACAGCTGATCACAGACTAATGCTGGAATATGCAAAACAAGTTGTCATAGGACTCAAAATCTTAATGAAAGCAACTGGCGTAAAGAAAGGCATAATTGGTATTGAACAAAATAAACCTGATGCGCTTAAAAAAATTACTGACGAAATCAATAAAGAATCAGATACAGATGTTGACATAATGGCACTTAAGGTAAAATATCCTCAGGGAGCTGAAAAACAGCTTATAAAAGCTCTCCTGAAACGTGAAGTGCCAAGCGGCGGACTTCCAATGGATGTAGGAGTAATAGTTAGTAATGTTGGCACCTCATTTGCAGTATATGAATCTGTTGTGGAAAGGAAACCTCTGGTAGAGCGAATTGTAACTGTAACAGGAGGAGGCATCAGGAATCCACAAAATCTTAGAGTAAGAATAGGAACTCCTTTTTCAAATTTAATAGAGGCATGCGAAGGAGTCAAAGAAGAAATAGGCAAAATAATAATGGGCGGTCCAATGATGGGGATCGCCCAGCATACAGCAGATGTCCCGGTAATTAAAGGCACGTCTGGAATACTTGTACAAACAAAGGACGAGATTTGTGACGAGCTTGAGAAATGTTGTATAAGATGTGGCAACTGTAGTAGTGTTTGCCCAATGAAAATATTGCCTAATGTAATAACTAACTCCATAAAAAATGATCGTTTTGAACATGCAAAAGAATACGGATTATTAGATTGTATGGAATGTGGGGCTTGTACATATGTATGTCCTGCACGTATACCAATAGTCCAGTATATAAAATATGGAAAAACGCAACTGAGAAAATTTTAA
- a CDS encoding tetratricopeptide repeat protein gives MRRKIPEICLLIIIFFVPTAVFKAAHNYVLIKFVIAQAMVFCIVLLWIYKFLSHPESFRDKIFPEFPRYYLAAFCIWCLASFFMARNKFAGATELVNLFTYVLLYFVVLETCKSRSTFLRICFVWFLATFIAEAPTVLNHFSIPVIHNLPQLFGNPTFFAPYIVLCIPVILSFILYFFVENLKFKIKNLKLLFPLVLCFILVVTSIISLYKLEARAAWIGFCVSIVFFACAFVYLRWGLAKSFYLFIGVILLCAAAWQVRSESIMRVINEELLTGTIGIRKWIWLGSLKMFLAMPFTGWGIGNFATIYPQFRFPDYFLNPHAVNATQHVHCEVLEIGCELGVVGLVLFVGIVGSILFRGINIARNTDDKLRKYLLIGFVSGVVGMLFENLGNVDLRFHSSGIFLWFALGCVSALSGKKNQKSKIKIQNSINEDTERFILIVNRLRIPVIILFSALFLFVFNYFSVNPLRAEAYFRKGVECRNKEDWNKAISMYKNTIKLNRGHLKAYYRLAFAYAKVGKTEDAFRVYYQLAELAPDYADIHYNLAKLYISIEDYKKAARELEIAVRQNPYSDKALMGLGNAYEKLGKLNGAVQQYKKAVKLNPDFGGAHNNLGNIYMMKKEWDEAVEEYKIALRLMPKALGVARNLGVAYYKKGDYKESKNIFKKILHIQPDDKQACDYLEQINKVMSKQ, from the coding sequence TTGAGAAGAAAAATACCAGAGATATGTCTGTTAATTATTATCTTCTTTGTTCCAACAGCGGTTTTTAAGGCTGCGCATAATTATGTATTAATAAAGTTTGTCATAGCTCAAGCTATGGTGTTTTGTATCGTTCTATTATGGATATATAAGTTTCTCTCTCATCCAGAAAGCTTTCGGGACAAAATTTTCCCAGAATTCCCCAGATATTATTTGGCCGCTTTCTGTATATGGTGCCTAGCGTCATTCTTTATGGCAAGGAATAAATTTGCTGGCGCCACAGAACTGGTAAACTTATTTACATATGTTCTGCTCTATTTTGTGGTATTAGAAACATGTAAGTCAAGATCTACGTTTTTAAGAATTTGTTTTGTGTGGTTTTTAGCTACATTCATAGCAGAAGCTCCTACAGTGCTTAACCATTTCAGCATTCCTGTAATTCATAACTTGCCGCAATTATTTGGTAATCCTACATTCTTTGCCCCGTATATTGTTTTGTGCATACCTGTAATTCTATCTTTTATTCTATATTTTTTTGTGGAAAATTTAAAATTTAAAATTAAAAATTTAAAATTGCTTTTTCCTTTAGTGCTGTGTTTTATTCTAGTGGTAACCAGCATTATTTCCCTTTACAAATTAGAAGCGAGAGCCGCATGGATCGGATTTTGTGTTTCCATTGTGTTTTTTGCCTGCGCATTTGTCTATTTAAGGTGGGGTCTGGCTAAAAGTTTTTACTTATTTATTGGAGTAATTCTCTTATGCGCTGCTGCATGGCAGGTAAGATCAGAGTCAATAATGCGAGTTATTAATGAGGAACTGCTCACAGGAACTATTGGAATACGGAAGTGGATTTGGCTGGGATCACTGAAGATGTTTCTAGCCATGCCTTTTACAGGTTGGGGAATAGGTAATTTTGCCACGATTTATCCACAATTCAGATTCCCTGATTATTTTTTGAATCCACACGCTGTAAATGCAACACAGCACGTACACTGTGAGGTGCTTGAAATTGGATGCGAACTGGGAGTTGTAGGACTGGTGCTTTTTGTTGGAATTGTAGGTAGTATTCTTTTTCGAGGCATAAATATAGCAAGAAATACTGATGATAAACTCAGAAAGTATTTGCTTATAGGATTTGTATCTGGAGTAGTAGGTATGCTTTTTGAAAATCTGGGAAATGTAGATTTGAGATTTCATTCTTCAGGTATATTTCTGTGGTTTGCTCTGGGATGCGTGTCCGCTCTAAGCGGTAAAAAAAATCAAAAATCAAAAATCAAAATTCAAAATTCAATAAACGAAGACACAGAAAGATTTATTCTCATAGTAAACAGATTGAGAATTCCGGTTATAATTCTGTTTTCAGCTTTATTTTTATTTGTGTTTAATTATTTTTCAGTAAATCCATTGAGAGCGGAGGCATATTTTAGAAAGGGGGTTGAATGTCGCAACAAAGAGGACTGGAATAAAGCTATAAGTATGTATAAGAATACAATCAAGCTCAATAGAGGGCATCTTAAGGCATATTATCGCCTTGCATTTGCATATGCTAAGGTAGGGAAAACAGAAGATGCTTTTAGAGTATATTATCAGCTTGCTGAGCTAGCTCCGGATTATGCTGATATCCACTATAATCTAGCAAAGTTGTATATCAGTATTGAGGATTACAAAAAAGCTGCTAGAGAGCTAGAAATAGCTGTGAGACAGAATCCTTATAGTGATAAGGCGTTAATGGGCTTGGGAAATGCGTATGAAAAGCTGGGAAAGCTTAACGGGGCAGTTCAGCAGTATAAAAAGGCTGTTAAGCTTAATCCTGATTTTGGAGGGGCGCACAATAATCTGGGGAATATTTATATGATGAAAAAAGAGTGGGATGAGGCAGTTGAAGAGTATAAAATTGCCCTAAGGCTTATGCCGAAAGCTCTTGGTGTTGCTCGTAATTTAGGAGTAGCTTATTATAAGAAAGGGGATTACAAAGAATCCAAGAATATATTCAAAAAAATCCTGCATATACAGCCTGATGATAAACAGGCGTGTGATTATCTGGAACAGATAAATAAAGTGATGAGTAAACAGTGA
- the rsxA gene encoding electron transport complex subunit RsxA, with the protein MLLTKLFIIFLSAALVNNYVLNRFLGICPFLGVSKKSSAAFGMGMAVIFVMTIASMATWVIQHYLLIPLNITFLQTITFILVIATLVQFVEMVIAKISPALQQALGIYLPLITTNCAVLGVATINSDSNLDFIGSIVNGLGAGVGFTIALLLMSAIRERLDLTDVPDCMRGIPIAFIIAGLMSLAFMGFTGLVSQ; encoded by the coding sequence ATGCTTCTTACTAAATTATTTATAATATTCCTTTCTGCAGCTCTGGTAAATAACTATGTATTAAATAGATTTCTTGGCATATGCCCATTCTTAGGTGTTTCTAAAAAAAGTTCCGCTGCATTTGGAATGGGAATGGCTGTAATTTTTGTCATGACCATTGCATCAATGGCTACATGGGTCATACAGCATTACTTATTAATCCCATTAAATATAACGTTTTTACAAACAATTACCTTTATTCTTGTTATTGCAACACTGGTTCAATTTGTGGAAATGGTCATTGCTAAAATAAGCCCTGCTCTTCAACAAGCATTGGGAATATACCTTCCTCTTATTACTACAAACTGTGCTGTTCTCGGTGTAGCAACAATTAATAGTGATTCTAATCTTGATTTTATAGGTAGCATTGTAAATGGTTTGGGCGCTGGTGTGGGTTTTACTATCGCATTACTTCTTATGTCTGCAATAAGGGAAAGGCTGGATCTAACCGACGTGCCTGACTGCATGAGAGGTATACCAATTGCATTTATCATAGCTGGTTTAATGTCTCTTGCTTTCATGGGATTTACCGGTTTAGTTTCTCAATAA
- a CDS encoding electron transport complex subunit E, producing the protein MSLKQDFTRGIFAENPTFRLILGMCPTLAVSTSLVNAIGMGAATTFVLLGSNILVSLFRKLIPSNIRIPAFIVIIATFVTIVELIMQAYFPALNKSLGIFIPLIVVNCIILGRAEAFASKNPVSPSIMDALGMGIGFTGALALLGATREILGAGTIWGYHVLGSGFNPVIIMILPPGAFIALGLFLGLFNSLAKKRKA; encoded by the coding sequence ATGAGTCTTAAACAAGATTTTACAAGAGGTATTTTTGCAGAGAATCCAACATTTCGGCTCATTCTGGGCATGTGTCCAACACTTGCTGTTTCAACCTCGCTGGTAAATGCTATAGGCATGGGAGCGGCTACTACCTTTGTGCTTTTAGGGTCAAACATACTTGTTTCTCTATTCCGAAAACTTATACCATCAAATATTCGTATCCCTGCGTTTATTGTGATCATTGCTACTTTTGTAACTATAGTAGAACTTATAATGCAGGCATATTTCCCTGCATTAAATAAATCCCTCGGGATATTTATTCCATTGATTGTTGTGAACTGTATTATACTTGGCAGAGCAGAGGCTTTTGCATCAAAAAATCCTGTTTCCCCTTCAATCATGGACGCACTAGGCATGGGAATAGGATTTACAGGCGCACTTGCGCTTCTTGGAGCTACAAGAGAAATACTGGGAGCAGGAACAATCTGGGGATATCATGTATTGGGATCTGGATTTAATCCTGTGATAATAATGATACTCCCCCCAGGAGCATTTATAGCTCTCGGTCTATTCCTTGGATTATTCAATAGTCTGGCAAAAAAAAGGAAGGCGTAA